The Chitinivibrio alkaliphilus ACht1 genomic interval GTCTTAATCCTTTATTCCAAGGTATTCATTCTGATCATCTATAATAGACTCTATAGTAAATAGGTACGAAATGTCTTAATCCTTTATTCCAAGGTATTCATTCTGATTTCTGATGAATTAGGACCTGTCCCAGAACCAGAACCTACAGTCTTAATCCTTTATTCCAAGGTATTCATTCTGATTACCGAAATGGCCATGGAGTTGGCCATGGAGTTTGTAGAGTCTTAATCCTTTATTCCAAGGTATTCATTCTGATAATTCAACAAAGGAGAAAAAGCATGTCATACATTGCCAGTCTTAATCCTTTATTCCAAGGTATTCATTCTGATAAGCGTTATGGTGCAGATTATAAGACTCGCTTGGATAATATGTCTTAATCCTTTATTCCAAGGTATTCATTCTGATAGCATCCTTTGTATCCGCCTCCTGAAGAGGCCTGAATATGTACTTTGCACAAACCGTTACATGTTTTTCAAAGAACAGGGTAGATTTCACATTACAAAGAATCTGAAAACATCCCATCAAACTGCAAATCAGCATAGTATAACACATGCACAAACCTCAGCGGTTACACGGGCATTCTGTGGGTACATCGGGGTTTGTGCAAAAATCAAAGAACAATGCCCTATTCTCTATAATATACATGATGTATACCTCCCGAACTTACAGAAGTTTAAAGGTACCATCATCTTCTTTAATCCCCGCATTACTACCATATTTCACTTGTTTCTGCCAGTCTTTCTCACACACAGGAATAACAATCACACTGTCTTCCTCCGCATCTATCACAGCCTGAATATCCTGTTTTATTTTAAGGAGCTGCCCCAGTTTTATATAGAGTTCAAAAACCGATTTCTGATATCGTATACCCGAATCTTCAAGGATTCTCGCCACCCGTGAAAGCCGTCGGGAATCGGATATGTCATAGATAATAACATAGTGCTTTGGCTCTGAATCTGTCATAATATCTCGTAGGGTTCAAAGGACAAAATCGTTCCCTTCCCAATTATCTCATGTTTTTGTGAACAATCGGAGCAAATGGGATAAAAACCGAGCTTGTCCTTTTTTTATCAATAATGGAAAGCAGCCCCTTTTTCATACGTTCAAACTGACCATGCGTCATCTCAACCTGAAAAAAAGAATACTGTACACGAATACCGCATTTCTCCAGATATTTGGCAGTACGCCGCAGGCGACGCGGATGGGTAATATCGTAACACACCAGCCAGATCATCGTGTTTTCACCAGTGGCTTAAAATTCAACTCCTCCTCCATAATCACCCGCTTAATATGCGCTGCCTGTTTGCGGAATATATCAGTCCAGGCAAGACGTTTCTGCTGGGGCGGATACAAAATCTCCTGCTCCAGCTTCTTTTCAAATGCCGTGATTGTTTTGCCCACCCCTTCCTTTGTCAGAAGCACCGCCTTCATATCTTCAATGGGGCCATCTTCAAGACTGGAGCCGGGAATATCCTCTTCATCATCATGGGTTACCACACGAAAATCATCCCGTGTAAGGCTTTTGCGATTAAAAAGACCGGCACAGACTGCATCCGCCAGGGGCACACGAAACTGCTCCATCATATCCAGTGTAAGGGAGCGCCGGCCGTATTCCAGACTGTGATAATAGCCGACATAGGTATCAAGCCCTTCTGCTGCAAGAGCGGCATCAACACGGAAAAAAATCAGGGTATAAAGGAAACTGAGTACTGCATTCACCTCATCACGCGGCGGATGAGAATTACGCCCTTTGAAAACAGGCCATTCCCCTGAAAAAACCTGTCCATACACAGAAAAATATATTCGGGCAGCACTCCCTTCATACCCGCGTAACTGCTCCATTGAGTCAGTCTGCTCAACCTTTTTCAACAGAGAATCCATTCGCCTGACAGCTTCCTTGCCTCCTGTCAGATCTTTTTCCCTGATAAGGCGCTGAATAAATCCCCGTTGATTGCGGATTTTTGCAGTAACAATGGTTCTGGCAAAATACCGCGGAAAATTTCCCGCCAATTGTTCAAACTGTTTCTTCCGGAGAAACACATTTTTGTTTTCGTTAAAAACAAGCTTTCCGTTATACCGTCCGTGCTTTGTGAGAAACACCGTATCTATGCCGTGTTTCATCAATAATTTCAACGCCGGTGACGTTATTTCCGTATTACCCATAATCACCAGCCCCTCCATGCGGTGGGGAAAAAGGATCTTTCCTTCACCGGTATTCTCCGGGATAAATTTTAACCGATCTGAAACCCGCCGCAGGCTTCCATAATCAGAACGAATGTAATATGTGGTCATAGGTAACTCCGGTAAGTTGAGAAAAAGTGGTTAGAAATGACTCGTACTGGCTCTTAAGGTTTTCAGCTTGAGGTTCCCGTCCATTAGCATCTGGTGAACCGCCGTGGGCAATACTATTCCGTATATTTCTGAGGCGATGCAGCTTCTTGACCCTTTCGGGATCCTTAGCAAAGAGATCATCCATAAAAGAGTTGTACGCCTCTTTGAGCATGTCATAGGACTGTTCATTGCAGCAAGCGTGCTCGAGCACATAATACTCAACGGCCGTATGCAGTGCAATAATTGCCTGGCCATACATATGCGCCCGAAAGTAGTAGGTACTCAAAACAGCGATCTTACCCCAGAGCATTTGATGCTTCTCAAGAGGATCATGAAGCTCCTGAACAAAACGCATATAGATTCGTTCCAACCAGAAGGGCAACCCTGCAGGCTTATCCTTAGCAATATTTCCGCATTGGCGGCACCACTCTGCAATATGAGGATAGAAATTGGCCTGCATTAAATGACTGAATTTACGAATAGCCTTAGCAAATCCCGGCCAGTTTGGGGCCGCATGATCGGCAAGGTCAGTTCCATCATATCGTCCAAAGAAGAGATGTACAGACCGTGTAATATTCTGATATTGTACCAATGAAGAGAGGTCACGCACTCTTCCTTCGGGCAATTCGCCATAGATATACTTTACGTCGTACTCCTTGGCAAAAGCCCCCTCAAAGCGGAGTGCTGCAGCAGTAATAAAGGGCATCGAACGATAACCGTGGGTGATATCAAAGAGTATCTTTTTCTCTGTAATTTTCGAAATAACCTGCGTATACATATCTATTGATTCGAGGTAGTGATCATTGTGAAGAGATGGCATATGCTCTGTAATTGCACAAAAGACCGACCGAGAGTATTTCCAGCTAAGATACTTCTCCAGTTGCGATAGTAACTCCGTTCCAATACCACCACCTTCTTCCGTTGCTTCTTCTATGCGGAAGTACAGTTCTTCCACATCGTCATCGGTTTCCGCATCGCCTTCAACCAAAGCGCCCCAGCTGGATGTTTTGGTACCAAGGAGAACAGCAGACGAAATAGGATACTCACCAGAGGAGAGTACTGCCGAAAAAAACAGGGACGACCGTTTTTTACAGCCAGAAGGGAAATGGTAATCAACCCGCTGATATACCTCCTTGCCTTCATCCTTACGCCCTCTGCCGATTATGGATATTAAAGCCCAGCTCATAATTGTTTCTCCACGGTATACCGCCCCAGTCCAAAGCCCGTATTTTTGCCCACATGGAGCACCTCCCCGATAGAAAGCAGGGACATTTCACAGGGTGAAAACAAGCCGGAAACATCCATTGCTCCCTCCATGCCGCCCATATCCATGGCACGCTTTTGACGGCCGGACCAGCGCGGCAGATACACCCGGCGGGATGTAAAATGCTCTTTCTTGGGCAAAAAACCGCTGCTGAGATCAGGAAAATCCAGAACAGGAGCCAGGGCATGGCGATCTCCAAAAAAACCGGCAAGGATACGCACCCGCCGGTGGATACTCTGCAGAAGACTCATATAGTCAATGTCTTCGATCACCCGACCGCCCTTTTGTATTTTCACCGGGGAATGGAGCCTTAGGCAAAGACTCCGCTTTTCGCTGCTCCGGGTATCCGGATTTAGGCTGAGTGTTGATTTTTCAGGCGGGGAAAGTGCATCCCCTTCCCACACTTGACGTTTTGTCAGGGCATCCTGCACCGCACGAACCGTGAAAGAAAT includes:
- the cas1 gene encoding CRISPR-associated endonuclease Cas1 — encoded protein: MTTYYIRSDYGSLRRVSDRLKFIPENTGEGKILFPHRMEGLVIMGNTEITSPALKLLMKHGIDTVFLTKHGRYNGKLVFNENKNVFLRKKQFEQLAGNFPRYFARTIVTAKIRNQRGFIQRLIREKDLTGGKEAVRRMDSLLKKVEQTDSMEQLRGYEGSAARIYFSVYGQVFSGEWPVFKGRNSHPPRDEVNAVLSFLYTLIFFRVDAALAAEGLDTYVGYYHSLEYGRRSLTLDMMEQFRVPLADAVCAGLFNRKSLTRDDFRVVTHDDEEDIPGSSLEDGPIEDMKAVLLTKEGVGKTITAFEKKLEQEILYPPQQKRLAWTDIFRKQAAHIKRVIMEEELNFKPLVKTR
- the cas2 gene encoding CRISPR-associated endonuclease Cas2, whose product is MIWLVCYDITHPRRLRRTAKYLEKCGIRVQYSFFQVEMTHGQFERMKKGLLSIIDKKRTSSVFIPFAPIVHKNMR
- the cas6 gene encoding CRISPR system precrRNA processing endoribonuclease RAMP protein Cas6 codes for the protein MLTYSKVEFTLRFSQPVFFKTYPTFLFRSVIGNALKKISCAMKDGTCESCLLKNNCAYAWFFETHVAQDNDVLPGVKKASHPFILSAEDVFREKTDTVRLTVTLIGKGREYINYLLFALIQAGERGLFRDRISFTVRAVQDALTKRQVWEGDALSPPEKSTLSLNPDTRSSEKRSLCLRLHSPVKIQKGGRVIEDIDYMSLLQSIHRRVRILAGFFGDRHALAPVLDFPDLSSGFLPKKEHFTSRRVYLPRWSGRQKRAMDMGGMEGAMDVSGLFSPCEMSLLSIGEVLHVGKNTGFGLGRYTVEKQL
- a CDS encoding CRISPR-associated DxTHG motif protein, translating into MSWALISIIGRGRKDEGKEVYQRVDYHFPSGCKKRSSLFFSAVLSSGEYPISSAVLLGTKTSSWGALVEGDAETDDDVEELYFRIEEATEEGGGIGTELLSQLEKYLSWKYSRSVFCAITEHMPSLHNDHYLESIDMYTQVISKITEKKILFDITHGYRSMPFITAAALRFEGAFAKEYDVKYIYGELPEGRVRDLSSLVQYQNITRSVHLFFGRYDGTDLADHAAPNWPGFAKAIRKFSHLMQANFYPHIAEWCRQCGNIAKDKPAGLPFWLERIYMRFVQELHDPLEKHQMLWGKIAVLSTYYFRAHMYGQAIIALHTAVEYYVLEHACCNEQSYDMLKEAYNSFMDDLFAKDPERVKKLHRLRNIRNSIAHGGSPDANGREPQAENLKSQYESFLTTFSQLTGVTYDHILHSF
- the cas2 gene encoding CRISPR-associated endonuclease Cas2; the encoded protein is MTDSEPKHYVIIYDISDSRRLSRVARILEDSGIRYQKSVFELYIKLGQLLKIKQDIQAVIDAEEDSVIVIPVCEKDWQKQVKYGSNAGIKEDDGTFKLL